In Halomarina salina, one DNA window encodes the following:
- a CDS encoding HAD family hydrolase — protein sequence MDDLAYEGVFFDIGGVLLDLSSVRAGHEAFLGRFADREGIDDVEQLVDDWRAALGAYFSGRDGTTFRPALDGYRHAIAAAVALQKSTSLDREAVLDGRKDHPTTVPDADWRPLFEETTTRTVRPSPGAVETVRALDEADRYLGVVSDIDTWEAERMLSGFGIYDRFDRVTTSEAVGRTKPDPAMFEAALADAPVAPERSLYVGDRYDHDMRGGSRAGLVTVAHGGSAAERAAEDPDDVVDYVVSDLRELLDIVGLV from the coding sequence ATGGACGACCTGGCCTACGAGGGCGTCTTCTTCGACATCGGCGGCGTCCTGCTCGACCTCTCGTCGGTCCGGGCGGGTCACGAGGCGTTCCTCGGACGGTTCGCCGACCGCGAGGGGATCGACGACGTCGAGCAACTGGTCGACGACTGGCGCGCGGCGCTCGGCGCGTACTTCTCGGGCCGCGACGGCACCACCTTCCGGCCCGCACTCGACGGTTATCGACACGCTATCGCCGCCGCCGTCGCACTTCAGAAATCAACGTCGCTGGACCGTGAGGCGGTACTCGACGGCCGGAAGGACCACCCTACTACCGTCCCGGACGCCGACTGGCGACCGCTGTTCGAGGAGACGACCACGCGCACCGTCCGGCCGTCGCCGGGAGCGGTCGAGACGGTCCGCGCGCTGGACGAGGCCGACCGGTACCTCGGCGTCGTCTCCGACATCGACACCTGGGAGGCGGAACGCATGCTCTCCGGGTTCGGTATCTACGACCGGTTCGACCGCGTCACGACGAGCGAGGCCGTCGGCCGGACGAAACCCGACCCCGCCATGTTCGAGGCGGCGCTGGCCGACGCGCCGGTCGCCCCCGAGCGGTCGCTGTACGTCGGCGACCGCTACGACCACGACATGCGCGGCGGGTCGCGGGCCGGACTCGTCACCGTCGCCCACGGCGGGTCGGCCGCGGAGCGAGCGGCCGAGGACCCGGACGACGTCGTCGACTACGTCGTCTCGGACCTGCGCGAACTGCTCGACATCGTCGGACTCGTCTGA